The genomic interval atgtaactcaggatcagtactggataagtaatgtaatgtatgtacacagtgactccaccagcagaatagtgagtgcagctctggagtataatacaggatatacccTGTGACTCCACTGTTTATGGAGATTAattctatatataaaatataatgtgGAGTCAGAGATGGACGTGTCCTGTGAGACACATGGGCTCCGCACAGAGGTTCCCTCTTCCACACTCACTTCTCTCTGTTTCCTTACAGCCGTGCTCCCTGTGATGTGCTGACCAGAGGCTCCGTCCTGTACACGTGGAGATGACAAGTCCTTTACGAGGAGAGGTCGTGAAGTTGTACAAGAATGTAAGTTCCCCGAAATCTCCCCACGATGCAGAGATGGTGATAATcacaaattgttgttttttataaTCCCGTTTCTCAGTTTGCTCCGATCATTCCATGTTCTGCCGCGctccactacctgcaaggggcctATAGCTCTGTTCAGTCTCCTGGTTCTTGAATAGAACGCCAGAATATATCTCACCAGTGTATAATCACTTTGTCTTCTCTTAATCCCTGTTTACTGCTCTCAGAGGGACCTATTCCTTTGGTTCATCCAGAGTATTTTTCACATGAATAGAATTCCAGAcctgcagtgaagactgacacagtcAGGGCTCTTAGAGGGAGCTTGTATAGGTTTCTACCCTTTAAGCACTGCAATGTCAGCCCTTCATGGTTGTTTCCCATCAAGATTACTGAGAAGCAGCTGAAGAGACTGTGAAAGACTCCGGGGCTGATATTGTCCTGATGACGCCTTCCATCCTTTTCTTCTTTTTAGCTTCTGTTCCTGGGAAGGGAATACCCCAAAGGCGACATTTACTTCAAGGAGCGCCTGAAGAACGCGTTCATGAAGAACAAAGACGTCAGCGACCCCGAGAAGATCCGGGAGCTCATCGCTCGGGGGGAGTTTGTCATTAAAGAGCTGGAAGCGTTATATTATCTGCGGAAGTATCGGGCGATGAAACAGCGATATTACGAGGACGGACCGGGCTCCTAGCGCCAAAGATTATAAGACGTCTCAGGGAAAGCGtaatgtgggggaggggggaggaaAGAACCAAAATCCAGGACGGAACTCATCCGGCATCA from Rhinoderma darwinii isolate aRhiDar2 chromosome 3, aRhiDar2.hap1, whole genome shotgun sequence carries:
- the ETFRF1 gene encoding electron transfer flavoprotein regulatory factor 1, which translates into the protein MTSPLRGEVVKLYKNLLFLGREYPKGDIYFKERLKNAFMKNKDVSDPEKIRELIARGEFVIKELEALYYLRKYRAMKQRYYEDGPGS